In Phacochoerus africanus isolate WHEZ1 chromosome 14, ROS_Pafr_v1, whole genome shotgun sequence, one genomic interval encodes:
- the RDM1 gene encoding RAD52 motif-containing protein 1 isoform X1 — protein MAALIPFEVPTGSDKTLLVWELSSGPTAEDLQHFLLTVFSQFGLVYSVRVFPNAVVAGPGFYAIVRFYSARDAHRAQKACDGKQLFQNSPVKVRLGTRREAVQENALALNSSKCQQVANYYFGFNGWSKRIIKLQDLSDLEERENEDIVAPVEKHSLKFFCALEVVLPSYECRSTGVGMAEEPVDKLEEGPSSLLLKRKRTQKLALQKAMTDAFRKLLIVVLESGKIAVVYRPCDEVTDARTEEELQDLIQVNYFSWKQCGQGEEDCLSDFSFEEEELK, from the exons ATGGCGGCGTTGATTCCTTTTGAGGTTCCCACCGGCAGTGACAAAACCTTGCTTGTGTGGGAGCTGAGCTCTGGACCCACGGCCGAGGACTTGCAA CATTTTCTGTTGACAGTCTTCTCCCAGTTTGGCCTTGTGTATTCGGTCCGAGTCTTCCCAAACGCTGTGGTGGCCGGTCCCGGGTTCTATGCCATCGTCAGGTTTTATTCAGCAAGGGATGCCCACAGAGCCCAGAAGGCATGCGACGGGAAGCAGCTTTTCCAGAACTCTCCAGTGAAG GTTCGCCTTGGCACCAGACGTGAGGCAGTTCAAGAAAACGCCCTTGCCCTAAACAGCTCCAAATGCCAACAGGTGGCAAATTACTACTTTGGTTTCAATGGATGGTCAAAAAGGATTATCAAG CTTCAGGATCTTTCCGACCttgaagaaagggaaaatgaagatATTGTGGCACCAGTTGAGAAGCACAGCCTGAAGTTCTTCTGTGCTTTAGAGGTGGTGTTGCCATCCTATGAGTGCAGAAGTACTGGAGTTGGCATGGCTGAGGAACCTGTGGATAAGCTAGAGGAAG GGCCCTCATCCCTCcttctgaaaaggaagagaacCCAGAAGCTTGCTCTTCAGAAGGCTATGACAGATGCGTTCCGGAAACTGCTGATTGTGGTTTTag AAAGTGGTAAAATAGCTGTGGTGTATAGACCCTGTGACGAGGTCACAGATGCTAGAACCGAAGAGGAACTTCAGGATTTAATTCAA GTCAACTACTTCTCTTGGAAGCAGTGTGGCCAAGGGGAGGAAGACTGTCTCTCCGATTTCAGCTTTGAGGAGGAAGAGTTGAAATGA
- the RDM1 gene encoding RAD52 motif-containing protein 1 isoform X2 gives MAALIPFEVPTGSDKTLLVWELSSGPTAEDLQHFLLTVFSQFGLVYSVRVFPNAVVAGPGFYAIVRFYSARDAHRAQKACDGKQLFQNSPVKVRLGTRREAVQENALALNSSKCQQVANYYFGFNGWSKRIIKLQDLSDLEERENEDIVAPVEKHSLKFFCALEVVLPSYECRSTGVGMAEEPVDKLEEGPSSLLLKRKRTQKLALQKAMTDAFRKLLIVVLGQLLLLEAVWPRGGRLSLRFQL, from the exons ATGGCGGCGTTGATTCCTTTTGAGGTTCCCACCGGCAGTGACAAAACCTTGCTTGTGTGGGAGCTGAGCTCTGGACCCACGGCCGAGGACTTGCAA CATTTTCTGTTGACAGTCTTCTCCCAGTTTGGCCTTGTGTATTCGGTCCGAGTCTTCCCAAACGCTGTGGTGGCCGGTCCCGGGTTCTATGCCATCGTCAGGTTTTATTCAGCAAGGGATGCCCACAGAGCCCAGAAGGCATGCGACGGGAAGCAGCTTTTCCAGAACTCTCCAGTGAAG GTTCGCCTTGGCACCAGACGTGAGGCAGTTCAAGAAAACGCCCTTGCCCTAAACAGCTCCAAATGCCAACAGGTGGCAAATTACTACTTTGGTTTCAATGGATGGTCAAAAAGGATTATCAAG CTTCAGGATCTTTCCGACCttgaagaaagggaaaatgaagatATTGTGGCACCAGTTGAGAAGCACAGCCTGAAGTTCTTCTGTGCTTTAGAGGTGGTGTTGCCATCCTATGAGTGCAGAAGTACTGGAGTTGGCATGGCTGAGGAACCTGTGGATAAGCTAGAGGAAG GGCCCTCATCCCTCcttctgaaaaggaagagaacCCAGAAGCTTGCTCTTCAGAAGGCTATGACAGATGCGTTCCGGAAACTGCTGATTGTGGTTTTag GTCAACTACTTCTCTTGGAAGCAGTGTGGCCAAGGGGAGGAAGACTGTCTCTCCGATTTCAGCTTTGA